In the Phaseolus vulgaris cultivar G19833 chromosome 7, P. vulgaris v2.0, whole genome shotgun sequence genome, one interval contains:
- the LOC137829893 gene encoding uncharacterized protein, with protein MEGLAGLSHLFVTIFLTGFGAVIAIPSITDVTMAALCPGQDQCSLAIYLSGIQQAMAGVGSVVMTPLIGNLSDRYGRKALITLPLTLSVIPSVILAYSRETRFFYAYYVVKTLASMAGEGSFHCLAFAYVADKVPDGKRTSAFGILAGVGSASFVVGTLAARFLSTALTFQVAAVTSMIALMYMRIFLKDSVPGGGVRQPLLKEVEGKCSEDDSSQRATGAFKKLPSLGDLICLVKCSPTFSQAAVVSFFNSLVDGGLMAVLLYYLKARFQFNKNQFADLFMITGVGATLAQLFLMPILVPVIGEERLLSTGLLIGCINVFVYSIAWATWVPYALAGCSIFTVFVRPSLCSIASKQVGPTEQGMVQGCLSGISSFANIIAPLVFSPLTALFLSEDAPFYYPGFSLMCLGLAMMTAFFQSLMIRAAPPIAGGKISNNRCTDTLV; from the exons ATGGAGGGGTTAGCTGGTTTGAGCCATCTTTTTGTGACAATATTTCTAACAGGGTTTGGTGCTGTCATAGCTATTCCATCCATCACAGATGTTACCATGGCTGCACTTTGCCCTGGTCAAGATCAATGCTCCCTTGCCATTTACCTCTCTGGCATCCAACAAGCA ATGGCTGGAGTGGGATCAGTGGTGATGACACCACTGATAGGAAACTTGTCAGACAGATATGGCAGAAAAGCCTTGATCACTCTTCCTCTCACTCTCTCAGTCATTCCTTCTG TGATATTGGCATATAGCAGAGAGACCAGATTCTTCTATGCGTACTATGTTGTCAAAACTCTTGCTTCCATGGCAGGCGAAGGGTCCTTCCACTGCCTCGCTTTTGCATATGTG GCAGACAAGGTTCCAGATGGGAAACGAACATCTGCATTTGGGATACTTGCTGGTGTTGGATCAGCATCATTCGTGGTTGGAACATTAGCAGCTCGATTCCTATCCACTGCCTTAACATTTCAG GTTGCTGCTGTCACATCAATGATTGCATTGATGTACATGAGAATTTTCCTTAAGGATAGTGTACCTGGTGGTGGCGTGAGGCAGCCATTGTTGAAAGAGGTGGAGGGGAAATGTTCTGAGGATGATTCCTCACAAAGGGCAACAGGAGCATTTAAGAAACTTCCCTCTCTGGGGGATTTGATTTGCTTGGTCAAGTGTAG TCCCACGTTCTCTCAAGCAGCAGTGGTTTCGTTCTTCAATAGTCTTGTGGACGGTGGCTTGATGGCTGTATTGCTG TATTATTTAAAGGCACGTTTTCAGTTCAACAAGAACCAGTTTGCAGATTTGTTTATGATTACTGGGGTTGGAGCTACTCTTGCACAA CTATTTCTGATGCCCATTTTAGTGCCGGTTATAGGAGAGGAGAGGCTGCTCTCCACAGGGCTCTTGATTGGCTGCATAAAT GTCTTTGTCTACAGCATAGCATGGGCAACATGG GTTCCTTATGCTCTAGCAGGTTGCTCTATATTCACAGTTTTTGTGCGGCCAAGT TTATGCAGCATTGCATCGAAGCAAGTTGGACCTACTGAACAG GGAATGGTTCAAGGATGTCTTTCAGGAATTAGTTCCTTCGCCAACATCATTGCTCCGTTAGTTTTCAGTCCACTCACAG CCTTATTTCTGTCAGAAGATGCTCCGTTTTATTATCCTGGCTTCAGTCTAATGTGCCTTGGGCTAGCTATG ATGACAGCATTTTTTCAGAGTCTAATGATCCGAGCTGCTCCTCCTATTGCGGGTGGCAAAATCAGCAATAACCGCTGCACGGATACTTTGGTCTGA
- the LOC137828787 gene encoding serine/threonine protein phosphatase 2A 57 kDa regulatory subunit B' beta isoform-like, whose translation MVGSPKKVSPSTRSPKKSSRTLQDLFVQESPHFTITSSSPTSGNEELLSTISYCTFVFTFTDPSESPAQRDSKRLQLTRLVSILKSSKKAVHGKVLVALVTMISANLFRPLPPPSSPSAITDLPEEDDPISVFSPLWSHLQIVYEILLKLVNSTEQKMLRECMDHSFLRNLLALFQSEDPRERETLKNVYHKMYSKFICDRSLMRKSMTEVLLNYVFETEKHPGIAELLEIWGTIINGFTVPLKEEHKLFLMRVLIPLHKTKGMQVYHRQLAYCVSQFVQKEPMLGGVVVRGILRYWPVTNCQKEILLIGELEDLVENLDPDQYRKLALPLCTQITKCINSWNSQVAERALYVWNNEQFVKMALIGTVEVFNVIVEGMEKNLKWHWSKSVRQLTESVKVMLEEMDPDLYSKGLMDMEAKESMAHQEDIKRKKRWERIELEAAKNQFLNPQRYIRVSY comes from the exons ATGGTGGGTAGCCCAAAGAAAGTGTCACCATCAACAAGAAGCCCAAAGAAAAGCTCAAGAACTCTGCAAGATCTCTTTGTGCAGGAAAGTCCTCACTTCACCATCACATCTTCTTCCCCCACTTCAGGAAATGAAGAACTTCTCTCCACAATTTCTTACTGCACATTTGTCTTCACCTTCACTGACCCTTCAGAATCTCCTGCACAAAGAGACTCAAAGAGGCTTCAGCTCACAAGACTCGTCTCTATATTGAAGTCTTCAAAGAAAGCAGTGCATGGAAAAGTTCTGGTGGCTCTGGTGACCATGATATCTGCCAACCTCTTCAGGCCACTCCCTCCACCTTCCAGCCCCTCTGCAATCACAGATTTGCCCGAAGAAGATGACCCCATCTCTGTATTTTCTCCTCTGTGGTCACATCTCCAAATAGTATACGAGATTCTTCTCAAGCTTGTTAACAGCACAGAGCAAAAGATGCTGAGAGAGTGCATGGATCACTCTTTCCTCCGCAACCTGCTAGCACTGTTCCAGTCAGAAGATCCAAGGGAGCGTGAGACTTTGAAAAATGTGTACCACAAGATGTATTCCAAGTTCATATGTGATCGTTCCTTGATGAGGAAATCGATGACAGAGGTGCTCTTGAACTACGTTTTTGAGACAGAGAAGCATCCGGGTATTGCAGAGTTGCTTGAGATATGGGGAACCATAATCAATGGGTTTACAGTGCCACTGAAGGAAGAGCACAAGCTGTTCCTGATGAGAGTGTTGATTCCTCTGCACAAAACGAAAGGGATGCAAGTGTACCACAGGCAATTGGCCTATTGCGTGTCACAGTTTGTGCAGAAGGAGCCTATGCTTGGAGGGGTTGTTGTGAGAGGGATTTTGAGGTATTGGCCTGTCACAAACTGTCAAAAAGAAATTTTGCTAATTGGGGAGTTGGAAGATCTTGTTGAGAATTTAGACCCTGACCAGTATCGGAAGTTGGCCTTGCCCTTGTGTACCCAGATTACCAAATGCATAAACAGTTGGAATTCCCAG GTAGCGGAGCGTGCACTGTATGTGTGGAACAATGAGCAGTTCGTGAAAATGGCACTGATAGGAACAGTGGAAGTGTTTAATGTGATTGTAGAAGGCATGGAAAAGAACCTGAAGTGGCATTGGAGCAAGAGCGTTAGGCAACTAACAGAAAGTGTTAAGGTGATGCTGGAAGAAATGGACCCAGATCTGTATTCCAAGGGTCTCATGGACATGGAAGCTAAAGAATCAATGGCACATCAAGAAGatatcaaaagaaaaaagagatggGAAAGAATAGAATTGGAAGCTGCCAAGAATCAGTTTCTCAACCCACAACGTTATATACGAGTCTCCTACTGA
- the LOC137829894 gene encoding uncharacterized protein, which produces MMMMETLATSSSAALSSSSSPFSIFPSTRTLLSPPKTLQFRLPSKRDDARDSDTENNTFPIISDRCLSLSPLSKDAAMGLVLSAAVGRGWTTGSGMEGPSVPAVGRDNESGNISTFPWSLFTKSPRRRMLVAFTCTICGQRTTRAINPHAYTDGTVFVQCCGCNAYHKLVDHLNLFQETNCYLNSSFKYKGEGWDDLKFRYMDDNDDEDTFPIS; this is translated from the exons ATGATGATGATGGAAACGTTGGCCACATCTTCTTCTGCAGctctttcatcttcttcttctcccttttcgATTTTCCCTTCAACAAGAACCTTGCTTTCTCCTCCCAAGACTCTCCAATTTCGTTTACCCTCCAAGC GTGATGATGCTCGCGATTCAGACACAGAGAACAACACCTTTCCGATTATCAGTGATCGCTGCCTCTCCCTTTCCCCTCTGTCCAAA GATGCTGCGATGGGACTGGTGCTGAGTGCTGCGGTGGGTAGAGGATGGACCACAGGTTCTGGGATGGAAGGTCCCTCTGTTCCTGCAGTTGGTAGGGATAATGAATCGGGGAACATTTCCACTTTCCCATGGTCTCTCTTCACAAAATCCCCTAGGAGAAGGATGCTGGTGGCTTTTACTTGTACCATCTGTGGCCAGAGAACTACACGGGCTATTAATCCCCATGCTTACACTGATGGCACTGTCTTTGTGCAG TGCTGTGGATGCAATGCGTATCATAAGCTGGTGGATCACTTGAACTTGTTTCAGGAGACAAATTGCTACCTGAATTCAAGTTTTAAGTATAAAGGAGAAGGATGGGATGATCTTAAGTTTAGGTACATGGATGATAACGATGACGAAGACACATTTCCCATTTCATAA